The following coding sequences are from one Anaerohalosphaeraceae bacterium window:
- a CDS encoding serine/threonine-protein kinase — MADNEATSFDTLFGRMAVEQKLCTEEELKECKKELQARAAGSNPVTLERLMVEKQVLTPSQAARLKGSIRESRDVSTQIPGYRVLGKLGSGAMAVVYKAKQLSLDRTVAIKVLPKKFVQKSDYVERFYKEGRIAAKLNHNNIVQAIDVGEVGGLYYFVMEYVEGKTLYDDLSKGKIFSEKEALDIIIQLANALAHAHAQGLIHRDVKPKNIMINKEGIVKLADMGLAREASDIKAAKHEQGKAFGTPYYIAPEQIRGELDIDGRADIYALGATLYHMVTGRVPFDASSPSEVMRKHLKEPLVPPDHINTSLSAGISEVIEVMMAKNKEDRYKNMEELLIDLQAVRDGNPPVIARQRFNMEALEKLEDGVEVNHRDETQKVYNDALLAKYKVAVVALIALSAVLFLIVLFLAFQLKNKSESYDSMTYGQAPFSSCPEIPSKPA; from the coding sequence GAAGCAACCAGTTTTGATACGCTTTTCGGACGCATGGCGGTCGAGCAGAAGCTCTGCACAGAAGAGGAATTAAAAGAGTGTAAAAAGGAGCTGCAGGCTCGCGCCGCCGGCAGCAATCCGGTTACCTTGGAGCGGCTTATGGTCGAAAAACAGGTCTTAACCCCCTCCCAGGCCGCTCGCCTGAAGGGTTCCATCCGGGAAAGTCGGGATGTCTCCACCCAAATTCCGGGGTATCGGGTACTGGGCAAACTCGGCTCCGGGGCGATGGCTGTTGTGTATAAGGCCAAGCAGCTTTCCTTAGACCGAACCGTTGCCATCAAGGTATTGCCGAAAAAATTTGTCCAGAAAAGCGACTATGTCGAGCGATTCTATAAAGAGGGCCGGATTGCTGCCAAACTGAACCACAACAACATCGTTCAGGCCATCGACGTAGGAGAAGTCGGCGGTCTGTACTATTTTGTGATGGAATATGTGGAGGGCAAAACCCTCTACGACGACCTGTCCAAAGGAAAGATTTTCAGCGAAAAAGAGGCCCTCGATATTATCATTCAGCTGGCCAACGCCTTAGCCCATGCCCACGCCCAGGGGCTTATCCACCGCGATGTCAAACCCAAGAATATTATGATTAACAAGGAAGGCATCGTGAAACTGGCGGATATGGGTCTGGCACGCGAGGCCTCCGACATCAAGGCCGCCAAACACGAACAGGGCAAGGCCTTCGGAACCCCCTATTATATTGCCCCTGAGCAGATTCGCGGCGAGCTGGATATCGACGGTCGGGCGGATATCTATGCCTTAGGGGCTACGCTCTATCATATGGTCACCGGCCGTGTACCCTTTGACGCCTCCAGTCCTTCGGAAGTAATGCGAAAACATCTGAAAGAACCCCTTGTCCCGCCGGACCATATCAACACATCCCTGTCAGCCGGCATCTCCGAAGTAATTGAAGTGATGATGGCCAAAAACAAAGAGGATCGCTACAAAAATATGGAGGAGCTGCTTATTGACCTCCAGGCCGTTCGCGACGGCAACCCCCCCGTCATCGCCCGCCAGCGGTTCAACATGGAGGCCCTGGAAAAACTCGAAGACGGCGTCGAGGTCAACCACCGGGATGAAACCCAAAAAGTCTATAACGATGCACTCCTCGCCAAATACAAGGTAGCTGTTGTGGCCTTAATTGCACTCAGCGCTGTCCTGTTTTTGATTGTGCTCTTTCTGGCTTTCCAGTTGAAAAATAAAAGTGAGTCGTACGATTCCATGACATACGGACAGGCCCCTTTTTCGTCATGTCCAGAAATCCCGTCCAAACCCGCCTGA
- a CDS encoding TetR/AcrR family transcriptional regulator yields MSRNPVQTRLSILNAAGNLFSRHGYCATSLNDILNAAGITKGAFYHYFKSKEEICSVLLEQALECTHRMFLSFAETNPYEAFEHWTNRILDTGSEEGRAFRLVLRLSDELTVFHSPIPDRLNQFWNEQLGGLEKNLSSFESAGNLLPDRRSAALLLLSTTIGLTRLENTALSGVPAKFLLETTLRLILS; encoded by the coding sequence ATGTCCAGAAATCCCGTCCAAACCCGCCTGAGTATTCTGAACGCCGCGGGCAATCTTTTCAGCCGGCACGGCTACTGCGCCACATCTCTCAACGATATTCTGAATGCAGCAGGGATTACCAAAGGGGCCTTCTATCACTATTTCAAAAGCAAAGAGGAGATTTGTTCGGTTCTGCTTGAACAGGCCCTCGAATGCACCCACCGAATGTTTTTATCTTTTGCAGAAACCAATCCGTATGAAGCATTCGAACACTGGACGAACCGCATCCTCGACACCGGCAGTGAAGAAGGCCGTGCCTTCCGGCTGGTTTTGCGCCTTTCCGATGAACTGACCGTCTTCCACAGCCCCATTCCAGACCGGCTGAATCAGTTCTGGAACGAACAACTCGGCGGCCTCGAAAAAAACCTCTCATCATTTGAGTCCGCCGGAAACCTGCTTCCCGACCGCCGTTCGGCTGCTCTGCTCCTGCTGAGCACGACAATAGGTCTCACCCGTCTGGAAAACACCGCTCTCTCCGGCGTTCCGGCCAAGTTTCTGCTTGAAACAACCCTGCGGCTGATTCTCTCATAA